In one Nocardioides sp. NBC_00368 genomic region, the following are encoded:
- a CDS encoding MFS transporter produces MTLTSGGSTTGPRTQMGRIVASSFTGSLIEYYDFLLYSTASAVVFNEVFFSNLDPVTGTIASFGTFAAGYLARPLGGVVFGHFGDRLGRKKMLVLTMLIMGVVSFLIGCLPTYGQIGAAAPVLLVLLRVVQGVAIGGEWGGAVLITAEHATSRRGLWASFTNAGAPAGMVLSTAVMAVMASVTTPEQFTAWGWRVPFLLSIVLLGVGLWIRLSVTESPAFEAMKDRRAEAKAPLLEVLREHPRTLLLAVGVGLGAFVVQGTLTTFLIAYALGAGFERPTVLNALTVSSAGAVIGILGWSALSDRVGRRPVVLTAAVATAVFAYLLFPMLDSGSVALLVLAVVLGQSVIHAAFYGPLAALMSEVFKTSSRYTGASLGYQLAGMGAGLSPLLFASLQKAGASTVMLSTVIAAFCLLSVFSLARLGETSSRELVDA; encoded by the coding sequence ATGACCCTCACCTCCGGTGGTAGCACGACCGGTCCACGCACGCAGATGGGCCGGATCGTCGCCAGCAGCTTCACGGGCAGCCTGATCGAGTACTACGACTTCCTGCTCTACTCCACCGCCTCGGCGGTGGTCTTCAACGAGGTCTTCTTCTCCAACCTCGACCCGGTCACCGGCACGATCGCGTCCTTCGGCACGTTCGCCGCCGGTTACCTGGCGCGGCCGCTCGGAGGCGTGGTCTTCGGCCACTTCGGCGACCGGCTCGGCCGGAAGAAGATGCTGGTCCTGACCATGCTGATCATGGGTGTGGTCAGCTTCTTGATCGGCTGCCTGCCGACGTACGGCCAGATCGGGGCGGCTGCGCCGGTTCTCCTGGTCCTGCTCCGGGTCGTCCAGGGCGTCGCGATCGGCGGCGAGTGGGGCGGCGCGGTGCTGATCACCGCCGAGCACGCCACCTCCCGGCGCGGGCTGTGGGCCTCGTTCACCAATGCCGGCGCCCCGGCCGGCATGGTCCTCTCGACCGCGGTGATGGCGGTGATGGCCTCGGTCACCACGCCCGAGCAGTTCACCGCGTGGGGCTGGCGGGTGCCGTTCCTGCTCAGCATCGTCCTGCTCGGGGTCGGTCTCTGGATCCGGCTCAGCGTCACCGAGTCGCCGGCCTTCGAGGCGATGAAGGACCGTAGGGCAGAGGCGAAGGCGCCGCTGCTGGAGGTCCTCCGCGAGCACCCGCGTACGCTCCTACTGGCTGTCGGGGTCGGCCTCGGTGCGTTCGTGGTGCAGGGCACCTTGACCACTTTCCTGATCGCCTATGCGCTCGGGGCCGGCTTCGAGCGACCCACGGTGCTCAACGCGCTCACGGTCTCCTCGGCCGGAGCGGTCATCGGCATCCTCGGCTGGTCCGCGCTCAGTGACCGTGTCGGCCGTCGGCCTGTCGTGCTCACTGCCGCCGTCGCGACTGCGGTCTTCGCCTACCTGCTCTTCCCGATGCTCGACAGCGGGTCGGTCGCGCTGCTGGTGCTGGCGGTCGTCCTCGGCCAGTCGGTCATCCATGCCGCCTTCTACGGCCCGCTCGCCGCGCTGATGAGCGAGGTCTTCAAGACCTCCTCGCGCTACACCGGTGCCTCGCTGGGCTACCAGCTCGCCGGCATGGGCGCGGGTCTCTCCCCGCTCCTGTTCGCATCGTTGCAGAAGGCCGGCGCGAGCACCGTCATGCTCTCCACGGTCATCGCAGCCTTCTGCCTGCTGAGCGTGTTCTCGCTGGCCCGGCTCGGGGAGACCAGCTCCCGCGAGCTCGTCGACGCCTGA
- a CDS encoding winged helix-turn-helix transcriptional regulator: MLGKTYDGQICSIARSLEVVGERWTLLILRDAIFAGVTRYGDFQHNLGIATNILKTRLATLVEAGLMTRDDAGDYRPTAMAQGLRPALIALTEWGDTWFAPDGRPIDYLHADCGEPVHVETTCERHGDVPPEQVVVRPGPGMPAEYLAARRPARDR, translated from the coding sequence GTGCTCGGAAAGACGTACGACGGCCAGATCTGCTCCATCGCCCGCTCCCTCGAGGTCGTGGGCGAGCGATGGACCCTGCTGATCCTGCGGGACGCGATCTTCGCCGGCGTCACGCGCTACGGGGACTTCCAGCACAACCTCGGCATCGCCACCAACATCCTGAAGACGCGCCTCGCCACCCTCGTCGAGGCCGGGCTGATGACGCGCGACGACGCCGGCGACTACCGGCCCACCGCGATGGCCCAGGGCCTGCGGCCGGCGCTGATCGCGCTCACGGAGTGGGGCGACACCTGGTTCGCCCCCGACGGGCGGCCCATCGACTACCTGCACGCCGACTGCGGCGAACCGGTCCACGTCGAGACGACGTGCGAGCGGCACGGTGACGTCCCGCCCGAGCAGGTCGTGGTGCGTCCAGGGCCGGGCATGCCCGCCGAATACCTGGCGGCTCGCCGGCCGGCCCGGGACAGATGA
- a CDS encoding SRPBCC family protein — MSDLTATFTVDATPQEAYEAINDVRSWWGHHIAGPTDQVGAEWFYLVPDIHYSKQLVKELVPGERVVWEFTDGYLDFIADKKEWIGTTGRFDIAVDGDQTRVTFTHEGLGRGDECFDVCYDAWTHYITVSLKGRIESGQGTIRTQDEDKAAVGR; from the coding sequence ATGAGCGACCTGACCGCAACCTTCACCGTCGATGCCACGCCGCAGGAGGCGTACGAGGCCATCAACGACGTACGTTCCTGGTGGGGGCACCACATCGCCGGCCCCACCGACCAGGTCGGGGCCGAGTGGTTCTACCTGGTGCCGGACATCCACTACTCCAAGCAGCTCGTCAAGGAGCTGGTCCCGGGCGAGCGCGTCGTGTGGGAGTTCACCGACGGCTACCTCGACTTCATCGCCGACAAGAAGGAGTGGATCGGCACGACCGGACGCTTCGACATCGCCGTCGATGGCGATCAGACCCGCGTGACCTTCACCCACGAGGGACTCGGGCGTGGAGACGAGTGCTTCGACGTCTGCTACGACGCCTGGACCCACTACATCACCGTCAGCCTCAAGGGCCGGATCGAGTCCGGTCAGGGCACCATCCGGACGCAGGACGAGGACAAGGCCGCCGTCGGCCGGTGA
- a CDS encoding sensor histidine kinase: MLKTWLGRGRLALYVAATVLAIVEAAILTDAWDVAGGVALLIGVTHAGSIPLALRRPVEAAGLSLVAVTVAALAVARESPPGWPWMVPPPTLTQLLVLLVLTLVAGWRLAAITLGIQVAAGLVLAVVGLAWNDFVPSVVEVANFASLALLIGALATVARRLSESRSALREEHERRSVVEEKARIARELHDVIAHNMSLITVQARSAPHRVDDVSPAAEAEFAEIADLAASALRQMRGVLDVLRTEEGQSGRVPVPGIDGLGELFESARGTGQRVEVRGDLPELADVAPEVGTAAYRIVQEALSNARRHAPNEAVSVDIDQAEDLTVRIANPLDGAAASGESTGGGHGLIGMRERAAAVGGSLTAGAIDGEFVVAARLPAQTAVRTPAKRGRKTP, translated from the coding sequence ATGCTGAAGACCTGGCTCGGCCGCGGTCGTCTGGCGTTGTACGTCGCCGCGACCGTGCTGGCGATCGTGGAGGCGGCAATCCTGACCGACGCCTGGGACGTCGCGGGTGGGGTCGCCCTGCTGATCGGGGTCACGCACGCCGGCTCGATCCCGTTGGCGCTCCGGCGTCCGGTGGAGGCGGCAGGGCTCTCCCTGGTCGCGGTCACCGTGGCCGCGCTGGCGGTCGCGAGGGAGAGCCCGCCAGGATGGCCGTGGATGGTGCCACCGCCGACGCTGACCCAGCTGCTGGTACTGCTGGTGCTGACTCTGGTCGCCGGCTGGCGGTTGGCTGCGATCACCCTGGGCATCCAGGTCGCCGCGGGACTCGTTCTGGCCGTGGTCGGGCTGGCGTGGAACGACTTCGTCCCCTCGGTCGTGGAGGTGGCCAACTTCGCCTCGCTCGCGCTGCTGATCGGCGCGCTGGCCACCGTCGCCCGCCGGCTTTCGGAGAGCCGCAGCGCACTGCGCGAGGAGCACGAGCGCCGCTCGGTGGTCGAAGAGAAAGCACGCATCGCCCGCGAGCTCCACGACGTGATCGCCCACAACATGTCGCTGATCACCGTGCAGGCCAGATCGGCGCCGCACCGGGTCGACGACGTCAGCCCAGCGGCAGAGGCCGAGTTCGCCGAGATCGCCGACCTGGCGGCCTCGGCGCTGCGGCAGATGCGCGGGGTGCTCGACGTGCTGCGTACCGAGGAGGGGCAGTCGGGACGGGTCCCGGTGCCGGGCATCGACGGCCTGGGTGAGCTCTTCGAGTCTGCTCGCGGGACCGGGCAGCGGGTCGAGGTGCGCGGTGACCTCCCGGAGCTCGCCGACGTGGCGCCCGAGGTCGGCACCGCGGCCTACCGGATCGTGCAGGAGGCGCTCAGCAACGCCCGCCGTCACGCTCCCAACGAGGCGGTGAGCGTCGACATCGACCAGGCAGAAGACCTGACCGTACGCATCGCCAACCCGCTCGACGGCGCCGCCGCCTCCGGTGAGTCCACAGGCGGCGGTCACGGGCTGATCGGGATGCGCGAACGAGCCGCCGCCGTCGGCGGCAGCCTCACCGCGGGAGCGATCGACGGCGAGTTCGTCGTCGCGGCCCGGCTCCCGGCCCAAACCGCGGTGCGTACGCCCGCCAAACGCGGTAGGAAGACCCCGTGA
- a CDS encoding response regulator transcription factor, whose product MTVKIVVVDDQEMVRSGFVALLSTHSDIEVVGTAADGSEALQVVRRTHPDVVLMDVRMPVMDGIEALRQLSENPATAQTKVVMLTTFDADEYVHESLRLGASGFLLKDASPDELASAIRVVHAGEALLSPSVTRQVIAQFARAPRKRKQDPRLKQLTEREREVLENIARGSSNSEIAAELFLAEQTVKTHVSRILAKLGLRDRAQAVVFAYESGLVAPHV is encoded by the coding sequence GTGACGGTGAAGATCGTGGTGGTGGACGACCAGGAGATGGTGCGCTCCGGCTTCGTGGCGCTGCTCAGCACCCATTCGGACATCGAGGTCGTCGGCACCGCGGCGGACGGCTCCGAGGCGTTGCAGGTGGTGCGGCGTACGCATCCCGACGTGGTGCTGATGGACGTCCGGATGCCGGTGATGGACGGCATCGAGGCGCTCCGGCAGCTCTCCGAGAACCCGGCCACAGCCCAGACCAAGGTGGTCATGCTGACCACCTTCGACGCCGACGAGTACGTCCACGAGTCGCTGCGTCTCGGCGCCAGCGGGTTCCTCCTCAAGGACGCCTCGCCCGACGAGCTCGCCTCCGCGATCCGGGTCGTCCACGCCGGCGAGGCCCTGCTCTCGCCCTCGGTGACCCGGCAGGTGATCGCGCAGTTCGCCCGCGCCCCGCGCAAGCGCAAGCAGGACCCGCGCCTCAAGCAGCTCACTGAGCGTGAGCGCGAGGTGCTGGAGAACATCGCCCGCGGCAGCTCCAACAGCGAGATCGCCGCCGAGCTCTTCCTCGCCGAGCAGACCGTGAAGACCCATGTCAGCCGCATCCTCGCCAAGCTCGGCCTCCGCGACCGCGCCCAAGCCGTCGTCTTCGCCTACGAGAGCGGCCTGGTCGCGCCGCACGTCTAG
- a CDS encoding alpha/beta hydrolase: protein MTVVTPLRYGLNEADGTIGPRLLACDPPGGARVVEVFGDVVTADHIAVLVPGNGHHLGNYFTSTEAHSPRSRGQLLLRTMQEIAPESRSAVVVWLGYHSPPEWYNAITNGPAYAGASDLAALTHYLPRAAHLTLVGHSYGSTVAGLALASARAEDCVALGSPGMGVVHRSELGSRTRLWAAYGETDRIRLIPQVRLGRLGLGRGPLHPELGATRFGTGDIPGHCGYYAEGSESLLNIARIALGRYDEVTPASTVSTSSTTDGRVAARRIPTKDMEAAA, encoded by the coding sequence ATGACAGTTGTGACGCCGCTCAGATACGGCCTCAACGAGGCCGATGGAACCATCGGACCCCGCCTCCTCGCCTGCGACCCGCCCGGAGGGGCGCGGGTCGTGGAGGTCTTCGGGGATGTCGTGACCGCCGACCACATCGCGGTCCTGGTGCCCGGCAACGGCCACCACCTCGGCAACTACTTCACCAGCACCGAGGCCCACAGTCCGCGCTCCCGGGGGCAGCTGCTGCTGCGTACGATGCAGGAGATCGCGCCCGAGAGCCGGTCGGCAGTGGTGGTCTGGCTGGGCTACCACTCGCCGCCGGAGTGGTACAACGCGATCACCAACGGGCCTGCCTACGCTGGCGCCAGCGACCTGGCCGCCCTCACCCACTACCTGCCGCGCGCCGCCCATCTCACCCTGGTCGGCCACAGCTACGGCTCGACCGTCGCCGGCCTCGCCCTCGCCAGCGCCCGCGCCGAGGACTGCGTAGCGCTCGGCAGCCCCGGGATGGGCGTGGTGCACCGCTCCGAGCTCGGGTCACGCACCCGGCTCTGGGCGGCGTACGGCGAGACCGACCGGATCCGACTGATCCCGCAGGTACGCCTCGGCCGCCTCGGTCTGGGCCGCGGCCCGCTGCACCCCGAGCTGGGCGCGACCCGCTTCGGGACCGGCGACATCCCCGGCCACTGCGGCTACTACGCCGAGGGCAGCGAGTCGCTGCTCAACATCGCCCGGATCGCTCTGGGCCGCTACGACGAGGTGACCCCGGCCAGCACGGTCTCGACAAGCTCGACCACCGATGGCCGGGTCGCCGCCCGACGCATCCCCACCAAGGACATGGAGGCAGCAGCATGA
- a CDS encoding ABC transporter ATP-binding protein: MITDEPAIWTQGLRKSYPGRGAALDGIDLAVPAGTVHGLLGPNGAGKTTTVRILATLAGFDSGQAWVAGRNVARDRAGVRARIGIAGQYAAVDGVLTGRQNLEMFARLYRMRAREARARADELLERFDLVEAAGRPVRGYSGGMRRRLDLAVSLIRSPRVLFLDEPTTGLDPRSRIEVWDAVRELADSGTTVLLTTQYLEEADRLCSRITMVDRGRVVAEGTPAELKSSVGGRDLDEAFLLITEGA, from the coding sequence ATGATCACCGACGAACCCGCCATCTGGACCCAGGGGCTGCGCAAGAGCTACCCCGGCCGCGGCGCCGCCCTGGACGGCATCGACCTCGCCGTCCCCGCCGGCACCGTCCACGGCCTGCTCGGCCCCAACGGAGCCGGCAAGACCACGACCGTACGCATCCTGGCCACGCTCGCCGGCTTCGACTCCGGCCAGGCGTGGGTCGCCGGCCGCAACGTCGCCCGCGACCGGGCCGGCGTGCGGGCGCGGATCGGCATCGCCGGCCAGTACGCGGCGGTCGACGGTGTCCTGACCGGCCGCCAGAACCTGGAGATGTTCGCCCGCCTGTACCGGATGCGCGCCCGGGAAGCCCGCGCCCGCGCCGACGAGCTGCTCGAGCGCTTCGACCTCGTCGAGGCCGCCGGCCGACCGGTGCGCGGCTACTCCGGTGGCATGCGGAGGCGGCTCGACCTGGCCGTCAGCCTGATCCGCAGCCCCCGGGTGCTCTTCCTCGACGAGCCCACCACCGGTCTCGACCCGCGCAGCCGGATCGAGGTCTGGGACGCGGTCCGCGAGCTGGCCGACTCCGGCACGACCGTGCTGCTCACCACCCAGTACCTGGAGGAGGCCGACCGGCTGTGTTCACGCATCACGATGGTCGACCGCGGACGGGTCGTGGCCGAGGGGACGCCGGCCGAGCTCAAGTCCAGCGTCGGCGGCCGCGACCTCGACGAGGCGTTCCTGCTGATCACCGAGGGGGCCTGA
- a CDS encoding ABC transporter permease, whose translation MTTLTEPTVHGSRITWATVDTWVVAKRHLLHLVRRPDELLGTLMIPVMAVAMFGFVFGEAFGVAMNVPGEEYREFLLPGLFALTMAFGIGNTTISVAEDVRGGVLDRMRSLPMSPVAVLAGRALADVILAVVELSILLALGTLFGWQAHLGIGAVIAALGLLILLRMAFSWVGILLGLLVSGPEAAMKYFALVFPLAMVADTIVPTDLMPGWLALPAEWNPLSSTVIATRELFGNTAVPAASWVGEHALTMAVLWPVAIIAICLPLAMARLRRLGR comes from the coding sequence ATGACCACATTGACCGAACCCACCGTCCACGGATCACGCATCACGTGGGCGACGGTCGACACCTGGGTGGTGGCCAAGCGCCACCTCCTCCATCTCGTACGCCGCCCCGACGAGCTCCTCGGCACCCTGATGATCCCGGTGATGGCCGTGGCCATGTTCGGCTTCGTCTTCGGCGAGGCCTTCGGCGTCGCGATGAACGTGCCGGGGGAGGAGTACCGCGAGTTCCTGCTCCCCGGCCTCTTCGCGCTCACCATGGCGTTCGGCATCGGCAACACCACGATCTCGGTCGCCGAGGACGTACGCGGCGGGGTGCTGGACCGGATGAGATCACTCCCCATGTCGCCGGTGGCCGTGCTGGCCGGGCGCGCCCTGGCCGACGTGATCCTGGCGGTCGTCGAGCTCAGCATCCTGCTCGCGCTCGGGACGCTGTTCGGCTGGCAGGCCCACCTCGGGATCGGTGCGGTGATCGCCGCGCTCGGGCTGCTGATCCTCCTCAGGATGGCGTTCTCCTGGGTCGGCATCCTGCTCGGCCTGCTGGTCAGCGGCCCCGAGGCGGCGATGAAGTACTTCGCGCTCGTCTTCCCGCTCGCCATGGTCGCCGACACGATCGTGCCGACCGACCTGATGCCGGGCTGGCTGGCCCTCCCCGCCGAGTGGAACCCGCTCTCCTCGACCGTCATCGCCACCCGCGAGCTCTTCGGCAACACGGCCGTCCCGGCGGCCTCCTGGGTCGGCGAGCACGCCCTCACCATGGCCGTCCTCTGGCCGGTCGCCATCATCGCGATCTGCCTGCCCCTGGCCATGGCCCGGCTGCGCCGGCTGGGGCGGTGA
- a CDS encoding fatty acid desaturase family protein encodes MTTLPTQAHRQVNAYTELMSRVRQVGLLERSPRTYARRVALLGTGFALALVALLALGQTWWQLLVAAAFGVLFTQTAFLAHDGAHRQIFASGPKNEWASRLLGNLVVGLSYGWWMRKHTRHHANPNKVDADEDIRPSVLLFTTEDVERRKGLKRWLTARQGWLFFPLLTLEGVNLHLGAVLTVVKDRDLKHRRTEAALLAVRLIGWPVLVCSVLGLGLGAAFLGVQLAVFGVYMGASFAPNHKGMPLVPRDTRIDFLSRQVLTSRNIRGGRWVDLLMGGLNLQIEHHLFPSMPSSSLRRAQPLVRAYCAEQGVPYTEAGLLESYAIVVRYLNRVGLGDRDPFACPFVVANRTG; translated from the coding sequence ATGACCACGCTCCCCACCCAGGCGCACCGTCAGGTCAACGCCTACACCGAGCTGATGAGTCGCGTCAGGCAGGTGGGTCTCCTGGAGCGGTCCCCGAGGACGTACGCCCGGCGGGTGGCTCTCCTCGGCACCGGCTTCGCGCTCGCCCTGGTCGCCCTGCTCGCCCTCGGGCAGACCTGGTGGCAGCTGCTGGTCGCGGCGGCCTTCGGGGTCCTGTTCACCCAGACCGCGTTCCTCGCCCACGACGGCGCCCATCGCCAGATCTTCGCCTCGGGCCCGAAGAACGAGTGGGCCTCCCGCCTCCTCGGAAACCTGGTCGTCGGGCTGAGCTACGGCTGGTGGATGCGGAAGCACACGCGCCACCACGCCAACCCGAACAAGGTCGACGCCGACGAGGACATCCGCCCCTCGGTCCTGCTGTTCACCACCGAGGACGTCGAGCGACGCAAGGGTCTCAAGCGGTGGCTCACCGCCCGGCAGGGATGGCTGTTCTTCCCGCTGCTGACCCTCGAGGGCGTCAACCTCCACCTCGGCGCCGTCCTCACGGTGGTCAAGGACCGTGACCTCAAGCATCGCCGTACGGAGGCAGCGCTTCTGGCAGTGCGGCTGATCGGGTGGCCGGTGCTGGTCTGCTCGGTGCTGGGCCTCGGCCTCGGCGCGGCGTTCTTGGGCGTGCAGCTGGCCGTCTTCGGTGTCTACATGGGCGCCAGCTTCGCCCCCAACCACAAGGGCATGCCGCTGGTCCCGCGCGACACCCGGATCGACTTCCTCTCCCGCCAGGTCCTGACCTCCCGCAACATCCGCGGGGGACGCTGGGTCGACCTGCTCATGGGTGGCCTCAACCTGCAGATCGAGCACCACCTCTTCCCGAGCATGCCGAGCAGCAGCCTTCGCCGCGCCCAGCCCCTGGTCCGTGCCTACTGCGCCGAGCAGGGCGTCCCCTACACCGAGGCCGGTCTCCTGGAGTCGTACGCCATCGTCGTCCGTTACCTCAACCGCGTGGGCCTCGGCGACCGCGACCCCTTCGCCTGCCCGTTCGTCGTGGCCAACAGGACGGGCTGA
- a CDS encoding DUF1330 domain-containing protein: MAVDPGGSDLKRYVEEDPGGPVVMLNLLRFAEGGRALYAQYAEAVGKTFLPRYGGEVLYSGDGSTALVAEDGQAWDAVLIVRYPSREAFCQMVADPEYQQVTELRTRALSEAVLQATVPWG, translated from the coding sequence ATGGCAGTCGATCCAGGTGGTAGCGACCTGAAGAGGTACGTCGAGGAGGACCCGGGCGGGCCGGTGGTGATGCTCAACCTGCTCCGCTTCGCCGAGGGCGGGCGCGCGCTCTATGCCCAGTACGCGGAAGCCGTCGGGAAGACGTTCCTGCCACGCTACGGCGGCGAGGTGTTGTACTCCGGTGACGGCTCGACCGCTCTCGTGGCTGAGGACGGCCAGGCCTGGGATGCGGTGCTGATCGTGCGTTACCCCTCGCGGGAGGCGTTCTGCCAGATGGTCGCCGACCCCGAGTATCAGCAGGTCACCGAGCTGCGTACCCGTGCGTTGAGCGAGGCCGTGCTCCAGGCGACGGTGCCCTGGGGCTGA